The Kitasatospora sp. NBC_01287 genome contains a region encoding:
- a CDS encoding glutamine synthetase family protein — MTTAPMPTLGTGAQFRGLLTPTQFREAVRIDEVRQVRIATIDLQGRLRGKTFPTAGVVERLLDDTMHMEGCGYLLATDLGMVAAESWWRDGYPDVRLAPDARTARVVPWVPHTALVLADPLDATGQRLPVAPGTVLREQLAALAGQGLEIRVGLESEFVVYHASDEDQAAQQGARVRTLLPVTGPGRDYAFDLPEKVAQYLARLTSALEGAGLPVEAVKAEGAPGQLEVTFPYGDATAACEQHVLFKEAARALAARQHMAATFMAAPDDSTGAGLHLHLSLWREDRPVLAHPDRPEELSPLGQHVVAGLLGAFPDLMPLLAPYVNSYKRYRPYSFAPTRFAWGRDNRTCAVRVVGHGPGLHLEVRLPGADANPYLLVAAAAAAARWGIEEHLAPPAPVSGDAYRQTAAPCVPLSLGEAVDAFEHSALAVELFGEKVIAHYALAADAELRFHEQHVSDLEVQRGFDQA, encoded by the coding sequence ATGACCACCGCACCGATGCCCACGCTGGGCACGGGTGCCCAGTTTCGCGGCCTGCTGACGCCGACCCAGTTCCGTGAGGCGGTGCGGATCGACGAGGTCCGGCAGGTACGGATCGCGACCATCGACCTGCAGGGCCGGCTGCGCGGCAAGACCTTCCCGACGGCGGGCGTCGTGGAGCGGCTGCTGGACGACACGATGCACATGGAAGGCTGCGGGTACCTGCTGGCCACTGACCTGGGCATGGTGGCGGCCGAGAGCTGGTGGCGCGACGGCTACCCGGATGTGCGTCTGGCCCCTGACGCCCGCACGGCGCGGGTAGTGCCATGGGTGCCGCACACCGCGCTGGTGCTCGCCGATCCACTGGATGCCACCGGGCAGCGCCTGCCGGTCGCGCCGGGCACGGTGCTGCGCGAGCAGCTCGCGGCGCTGGCCGGCCAGGGCCTGGAGATCAGGGTCGGATTGGAGAGCGAGTTCGTCGTCTACCACGCCTCGGACGAGGACCAGGCGGCGCAGCAGGGTGCGAGGGTGCGCACCCTGCTGCCAGTGACCGGCCCGGGGCGGGACTACGCCTTCGACCTGCCGGAGAAGGTGGCCCAGTACCTCGCGCGTCTGACCTCCGCGCTGGAAGGCGCCGGGCTGCCGGTGGAGGCCGTCAAGGCCGAAGGCGCCCCTGGCCAGCTGGAGGTCACCTTCCCGTACGGGGATGCGACGGCGGCGTGCGAGCAGCACGTGCTGTTCAAGGAGGCCGCTCGCGCGCTCGCCGCCCGGCAGCACATGGCCGCGACGTTCATGGCTGCGCCCGACGACTCGACAGGTGCCGGGCTCCATCTGCACCTGTCGCTGTGGCGGGAGGACCGGCCGGTGCTCGCCCACCCGGACCGCCCCGAGGAGCTGTCGCCGCTCGGTCAGCACGTGGTGGCCGGCCTGCTCGGCGCGTTCCCGGATCTGATGCCTCTCCTCGCGCCGTACGTCAACTCCTACAAGCGCTACCGGCCGTACTCGTTCGCGCCGACGAGGTTCGCCTGGGGCCGCGACAACCGCACGTGTGCGGTGCGGGTGGTCGGGCACGGCCCGGGCCTTCACCTGGAGGTGCGGCTGCCCGGCGCGGACGCCAACCCCTACCTGCTGGTGGCCGCGGCCGCGGCAGCCGCCCGCTGGGGGATCGAGGAGCACCTGGCGCCGCCGGCGCCGGTGTCCGGTGACGCCTACCGGCAGACCGCCGCCCCGTGCGTGCCGCTGTCGCTCGGTGAAGCCGTTGACGCGTTCGAACACAGCGCCCTGGCCGTCGAGCTGTTCGGCGAGAAGGTCATCGCCCACTACGCGCTGGCCGCCGACGCCGAGCTTCGCTTCCACGAGCAGCACGTCAGCGACCTGGAAGTTCAGCGCGGCTTCGACCAGGCATGA